In Microbacterium profundi, the DNA window ACGAAGATCACATCGACGTCGCTCACATAGTTGAGTTCGCGTGCGCCGGCTTTACCCATCCCGATGATCGACAGGCGGGTGAGAGCGACCTCCTCGCGCGGACGGGTGACGGCGACCCTGGTGCGTGCGACAGCGAGCGACGCCTCCAGTGCCGCGCCGGCGGCATCCGCGAGCGCAGCGGACACCGCAGCGATCCGCAACGCGGGTTCGGGCGCTGACAGATCGACGGCGGCGATCTCCGCCAGCGAGCGGCGGTATGCGATCCGCAGCGCGACAACTGCGGAATCGTCCGCGATATCGGCGAAACCGTCCTTCGCGCCCACTGAGTCGAGCAGGCGTTCCTGCAGCGTTGCCGCGCTCGGCACGAGTGGTCCGACCTCGGTGAGCACGGACAGTTGGTCCGGATGCCGGAGGAAGAAGTCGGCCAGACCACTCGATGCGCCGAAGACGCGCCAGCAGACGCCACGGGCTTCCTCATCGCGCAGCACCCGCTTCAGTGCGTCAGGATCGCGGCGCGCGACCTTGAGCATCCCACCGGCAGCGCCGTCGGGATCGGCAGCGACGACGCCGTCGACAAGTGTCGAGCGTTCGATGCCGGTCAGCGTCGACAACTCGTCGAGCACCTCGGCGGCAGCACTCAGGCCGGTGAAGCCGACCCGTGCCAGTGACGACAGTGAAGAGGTGGAGCCCGATCGAGCCATCGGCTCAGAGAAGCTCGAGGTTGCTCTTCAGCTCGAACGGGGTGACCTGGCCGCGGTAGGCCTCCCACTCCTTGCGCTTGTTGAGCAGCACGTAGTTGAACACCTGCTCGCCGAGCGTTTCGGCGACGAGCTCGGATGACTCCATGTACTCGAGGGCGTGGTCGAGGCTGGCGGGCAGTGAGGAGTAACCGAGCGCGCGGCGCTCAGCGTCGCTCAGCGACCACACGTTGTTCTCGGCCTCGGGCGGCAGCTCGTACTCCTCCTCGATGCCTTTGAGGCCGGCGGCGAGCAGCAGCGCGTACGCGAGATACGGGTTGGCTGCCGAGTCGAGGCCCCGGTACTCGACACGCGAGGACTGGCTCTTGTGCGGCTTGTACATCGGCACGCGGATGAGGGCGGAGCGGTTGGTGTGGCCCCAGGTCACGAAGCTGGGCGCCTCGTCGCCGCCCCACAGCCGCTTGTAGGAGTTCACGAACTGGTTCGTGACGGCGGCGATCTCGTTGGCGTGCTTGAGCAGGCCTGCGATGAAATGCCGCCCCGTCTTGGAGAGCTGGTACTGGGCGCCTTCCTCCCAGAAGGCGTTCTGGTCGCCTTCGAACAGCGACATGTGCGTGTGCATGCCGCTGCCGGGCTGGTCGCTCATCGGCTTCGGCATGAACGTCGCGTACACGCCCTGCTCGATCGCGACCTCCTTGACGACCGTGCGGAACGTCATGATGTTGTCGGCCATCGTGAGTGCGTCCGCGTAGCGCAGGTCGATCTCGTTCTGACCCGGCCCGCCCTCGTGGTGGCTGTACTCGACGGAGATGCCCAGGTCTTCCAGCATCCGCACCGAGCGTCGGCGGAAATCGTGCGCCGTCCCGCCGGGCACGTTGTCGAAGTATCCTGCGGAGTCGACGGGAACAGGGCCCTCGGGCCCGATCACCGATGACTTGAGCAGGTAGAACTCGATCTCGGGGTGAGTGTAGAACGTGAAGCCGGCGTCGGCGGCCTTGGCGAGCGTGCGCTTGAGCACGTGCCGCGGGTCGGCGACGGCGGGCTGGCCGTCAGGGGTGGTGAGATCGCAGAACATGCGGGCGGTCGGGTCGACCTCGCCGCGCCACGGCAGCGTCTGGAAGGTCGTCGGGTCGGGCTGCGCGAGCAGGTCGGACTCGTACGTGCGAGTGAGGCCCTCGATCGCGGAGCCGTCGAATCCGATCCCCTCGGCGAACGCGCCCTCGACCTCGGCGGGAGCGATGGCCACGGACTTCAGCGTGCCGATCACGTCGGTGAACCACAGGCGCACGAACTTCACGCCGCGTTCTTCGATCGTGCGCAGCACGAAGTCTCGCTGCTTGTCCATTCCCATATGCCTAGTGCTTCCCGTCCGCGTCAGTCGCCTTGCGCACGTCGGTCGCCTTGCGCCAGTCCTCGTCGATGGCTTCTTCCACTGCCCATGCTTCGGAGCGCGCACGAATCATCTCAAGCGCGTTGGCTGCGGCCTCTGCGGTGTCGAAGGGACCGATTCGGTCGACCGCGGGGGACTCGTAGCCGTGCTCAACCTGGCCAGTATTGGTGTTGTACCAGTACTTGCGCTCCCCGCTGGACATGTATGAATCTTCACCGTGAGACATGGCAGCTCCCTTCGTAAGCTTCTGTCACGATCCTACTGTCGTCCCGGGCGCTCGCTAGGCTATTGAGCATGGCAAAAGCGATCGGCGTCGACATCGGCGGCACAGGCATCAAAGCAGGCATTGTCAACCTCAAGAAGGGTGCGCTCGATTCGGATCGCGTCCGGGTGGACACACCCAAGGGCGCAGCGCCTGAAGACGTGCTCAAGGCCGTCAACGAGGTGCTCGACACGCTCGAAGTACGGGATTCGGATCTTCCTCTCGGCGTGGCCTTCCCCGCGATCGTGAAGAACGGCAAGACCCTGTCTGCAGCGAACGTCTCCGAGAAGTGGATCGGCTTCGAGGCCGAGAAGTTCTTCGAGGACGGTCTCGGCCGTCACATCACCTTCGTGAACGACGCGGATGCCGCCGGCGTCGCCGAGGTGCGACACGGTGCTGCGCGAGACGTCGACGGCCTCACGATCCTCGCCACGCTCGGCACCGGCATCGGCTCGGCGTTCCTTTACGACGGCGTGCTGCTGCCGAACACGGAGCTCGGGCACCTGCTCTACAACGGCACGACCATCAAGGACGCCTCCATCGAGACGTGGACGGCGTACTCGGCGATGGAGCGCGAGAAGCTGTCCTGGGAGGACTGGTCGGCGCGCCTGCAGGTGTTCTTCTCGCACGTCGAGTTCCTGTTCAGCCCTGATCTGTTCGTCGTCGGCGGAGGCGTGTCCAAGCACCCGGAGAAGTTCATCCCGCTGCTCGAACTGAACACGCCGATCATCCCGGCCATCCACCGCAACTCGTCGGGAATCATCGGCGCCGCCTCGCTCGCAGCCGACTGACACTTCGACAGGCTCAGTGACCGTTCGGTTGCTGAGCCTGTCGAAGCACGAATGGGCCGGCCTGTACGCCGGGTTCTGTTCCGGGGCCTCTCTCGAGGGATCCCTTCGACGGCCATCTCTCTCGGCGACACGTTGCCGTGCCGCTCCAGCGGTCTACCCGAGGACTCGGCGAGCCGCGTCAACATCCTCTGTCTGACCTTGCTCCGGACGAGGTTTACCTGGCGGGTCATGTCACCATGACCCCCGGTGGTCTCTTACACCACCCTTTCACCCTTACCGCTTCGACCCCTTCGACAAGCTCAGGGATCGACGCGGCGGTCTACTCTCTGTGGCACTTTCTCGCGGATTGCTCCGGGTGGGTGTTACCCACCATCCTGCCCTGTGGAGCCCGGACGTTCCTCGGTGCGGTCTCCCGCAACGCGGCCGTCCAGCCGACCCATTCGCACGTTCAGTCTACTTCTCCGCGGTCTGCACGATTCGCAGATCAAGCGGCACATCGATCGGGAATTCGCCGAACAGACGCCGGGTGGCCACGGCCGCCGCCTTGCGCACGGCCTCGGCCGCGGCATCCGCCGACTCGGCCGGCACATGCAGGATCACCTCGTCGTGCAGGAAGAACGCCAGATGCGCATTGCGAGCGAAGGGACCGGATGCCGCGGCCGCCGTCGTCGCTTCGGGAAGGCTGCGCAGCCGATGACGGATCTCCGCCAGCCAGATCAGCGCCCACTCGGCTGCGGTGCCCTGCACCACGAAGTTGCGGGTGAAACGGCCGCGCTCGCGCGCACTCTGCCGCGCGCGCTTCACCTCGACCGGATCGGCGTCGGCGCCGCTGGCCTCGCTCTGCGCCGCCTGCCATGCGGCATCGGGGTGAGGCGAGGAACGGCCGAGGTTCGTCGACACGACACCGCCGTCCTCTCCTGTGCGCGCCGCGTCGTCCACGAGGCGCATCGCCCGCGGATAGACCTTGCGCAGTCGCGGAACCAACCGACCGCTGTCGCCCGTCGTCGCTCCGTACATCGCTCCGAGCACCGCGTACTTCGCCTCTTCGCGCGTCGCCACCGCCCCTGATGCGACGACACCCGCATACAGATCGCGACCGCGCGCCGCCTCTGCCATGGCCTTGTCGCCGGCCATCGCCGCCAGCATGCGCGGCTCGAGCTGGGCGACATCCGCGACGACCAGCATCCAGCCCTCGTCCGCCTGCACCGCAGGGCGGAGGATCCGCGGGATCTGCAGCGCTCCCCCACCCGACGACGCCCAGCGGCCGGTGACGACCCCTCCGGGGATGTACACGGGACGGAATCGGCCGGCGTGCACCCATTCCGACAACCACGCCCAGCCGTTCGCGCTCAGAAGGCGCGAGAGCTTCTTGTACGCCAGCAGAGGCTCGATCACCGGGTGCGTGACCTCGCTCAGCTCCCATTGGCTCGTCGATTCGACGTTCACGCCCACACGGTGCAGGGCTCGGAGGAGTTTCACGTGACTGTCCAGATGGAGCTGAGGGTCACCGAGGTGGAAGCGCACCTTCTCTGCGAGCTCGGCCATGCGGGCGGGCTGTCCGCCGCCCGGCTGCCGCGGACCGAGCACGTCGACGAGGATGCGGTCGTGCGCCTCGCCATCCCACGGCAGTCCGCCCGCTCGCATCTCCTCGGCGATCAGCCCGCCGGCGGATTCTGCCGCGCACAGCAGCGGCAGTCGCCCCGTCTTGTCAGCGGCGATCACGCGGCACTGCTCGCGGTACTGCTCGAGGAGGTCGTCCACGGAATCGCCGGAGGGCCGCGCGAGCAGGTCGAACAGCGCCGGTTCTCCGGCATCGGGTTCGCGAGGAAGCCAGTCCTCCGACGGTGCGAGCGGGCGTGCGACACGATCGGTGTCTCGAAGGATCGCATGGCACAGCAGCAGGTCATGCGACCTCGTCAGGAAGACGCCGGCCGCCAGCATCCGGGGATACAGCTCTCTCGCGCTGCGGATCACCCAACGCGGCGATCTGCTCTGCTCGACCCCGCGCACCCAATCGACGAGGTCAGAACCCGCGAGCTCTGCACGTTCTCGTTCTTCGCCGCCGGGGTCGAGCTCGATGGCGACGTAGTCACCGCCGCCGGCGGACGCCAGCAGAAATCTCGCGTCCGATGCGGACGCCGCCTTCACAGGCCTGATTCGTCGGTGCGCACCAGGATGGCGCCGCACTCAGGGCACGACACGACCGCGTCGGGCGCGGCCTGGCGGACCTCTTTGAGGTGTGTTCCCGACAACATCATGCGGCAGCCCTCGCACGTGCCCCGGAGCAGCAGACCGACACCGATGCCGCGCGAGGCGCGACGATCGTAGTCCGCGACCAGCTCTGCAGGCATGTCTGCGGTGATCGCAGCGCGATCGCGGGTCAGGTGTTCGACCTCGGTCGCGGCAGCCGCCACCGCGGCCTTCGCCTGCGTGGTGAGCTCGGTTCCCTCTGCCGTGGTCACGTCGATGAGCGCCTGTTGCGTGGCGACGGCAGCCTCGGCTTCTTCCACGCGCGACATGACCTCGAGCTCCATGTCCTCGAGGTCGCTGACGCGCTTGGCGAGGCTCGCGAGCTCGTGCTCGAGGGCCTGGGCGTCTTTCGCGTTCGAGGACGCAGCCAACCGCTCCGTGTCGCGAGTGCGGCGCTGCTCGACGAGCTTCACGTCGGATTCCAACCGGGCGAGCTCCGTGCGAGCGTCGTCACGTGCACCCGTCAGGATCGTCAGCTCTCGAAGCTGCTCCTGGCGCTCCTTCGCGAGCTCGTTGATGCGGGGGCCCTGCGCCGGCGTCGTGCGCGCGCGCTCGGCCTGCTGGATGCGGCGATCCAGGTCGGCGACGTCGAGAAGGAGGCGCTGATGCTCGGGGGTGGCGTTCACATCTCCAACTTACCCGCGCCCGTGGACATCCGACGATCGCGTCATTCGACGGGCGCGCCGTCGACGTACGACCACATCCTGTCCTCACGCACGAAGCGGCTGCGCTCTTTCATCGACGCCTGTACTCCGCCCTCGCGGTAGAACGCCTCGAACGACACGATCCCGCTCGTGTCGAACGGACCGCCGGCCTCGGTCTCCAGGATGTCGAGCCGCGTCCAGCGGATGTCGGTGTCGAGTTCGAGATCTCTCGGCCTGGTCGACGGATGCCATGAGCGCAGCAGGTACGGCGCATCGCCGACCGCGAACGCCGTGAATCGCGACCGCATGAGGCGCTCTGCAGTCGGCGCGGTCGCTTCTGCGGCAAGCAGCGGAGCGCAGCACGTCTCGAATGTGTCGCCGGACAGGCAGGGACATCGCATGAGTCCATTGTGCCGCGTACGCTGATTCCAGACCTCGAAGGAGACCTCGATGACCGCTCTGCCCACGCGCACAGCCCAAAACGGCTTCACCCTTCCCGCCATCGGGCTGGGAACGTACCGCCTCAACGGCGCCGAGGGTGCGGCCGCGATCGCCGCAGGAATCGACGCCGGCTATCGCCTGGTCGATTCCGCGTTCAACTACGAGAACGAAGGCACGGTGGGCCGTGGCGTGGCGGATGCTGCGACGGACCGCGCAGAGGTCATCGTCACCACGAAGCTGCCCGGCCGGCACCACCGGGCGGAGAAGGCACGAACGAGCATCGAGGAGAGCCGATTCCGACTCGGGCTCGATGCCACCGATCTGCACCTCATCCACTGGCCGAACCCCAGTCAGGACGAGTATGTGCAGGCGTGGGCCGAGCTCGTGGATGCGCAGCGGCGCGGCGTGGTGCGACAGATCGGCGTGTCGAACTTCCTGCCGGAGCACCTCGAGCGGCTCGAGCACGAGACGGGCGTGCGCCCGGTCGTGAACCAGATCGAATTGCATCCGTACTTCCCGCAGGAGGAGCAGCTCGCCTATCACCTGGAGCACGGCATCATCACCGAGGCCTGGAGTCCCCTCGGCCGCGCGAAGGCACTGCTGGAGGAGCCGGTGATCGTCGAGGTCGCAGCGGCCCACGACATCTCGCCCGCGCAGGCCGTGCTCGCCTGGCATGTCGCGCGTGAGAGCGTGGCGATCCCGAAGGCGTCGTCGCTGGAGCACCAGCGCGCGAACTTCGCCGCAGCATCCGTCGTCCTGGAAGACGCCGAGGTCGCCGCGATCACTGCTCTGGGTCGGCCGGACGGCCGCCTCTTCGACGCCGACCCGAGGACGCACGAGGAGTCCTGAGCGCCGGCCACCCGGCGATCAGAGGATGGTCGTCAGCACGCCGCCATCTGCCCGCAGCGCCGCACCGTTCGTCGCGGACGAGAGCGGGCTCGCGAGGTAGAGCGCGAGGTTGGCGATCTCTTCGGGTTCGATGAACCGTTCGAGCAGCGACGTCCTGTTCTCGCCGATGATCGCCCTCTTCAGTCCGTCGGCCGGAATGCCCTGTGCCTGCGAGAGCACGGCCACGGTGTCGGCCACACCGTCGGAGTAGGTCGGTCCGCCCAGGATCGTGTTCACCGTCACCTCGGTGCCGTGGGTGAGTTTCGCGAGACCGTTGCTCAGCGCAAGCATCGCGGCCTTCGTGACGCCGTAGTGCACCATGTCTGCGGGGATGTTCACGC includes these proteins:
- a CDS encoding zinc ribbon domain-containing protein, translating into MNATPEHQRLLLDVADLDRRIQQAERARTTPAQGPRINELAKERQEQLRELTILTGARDDARTELARLESDVKLVEQRRTRDTERLAASSNAKDAQALEHELASLAKRVSDLEDMELEVMSRVEEAEAAVATQQALIDVTTAEGTELTTQAKAAVAAAATEVEHLTRDRAAITADMPAELVADYDRRASRGIGVGLLLRGTCEGCRMMLSGTHLKEVRQAAPDAVVSCPECGAILVRTDESGL
- a CDS encoding bifunctional 3'-5' exonuclease/DNA polymerase, which translates into the protein MKAASASDARFLLASAGGGDYVAIELDPGGEERERAELAGSDLVDWVRGVEQSRSPRWVIRSARELYPRMLAAGVFLTRSHDLLLCHAILRDTDRVARPLAPSEDWLPREPDAGEPALFDLLARPSGDSVDDLLEQYREQCRVIAADKTGRLPLLCAAESAGGLIAEEMRAGGLPWDGEAHDRILVDVLGPRQPGGGQPARMAELAEKVRFHLGDPQLHLDSHVKLLRALHRVGVNVESTSQWELSEVTHPVIEPLLAYKKLSRLLSANGWAWLSEWVHAGRFRPVYIPGGVVTGRWASSGGGALQIPRILRPAVQADEGWMLVVADVAQLEPRMLAAMAGDKAMAEAARGRDLYAGVVASGAVATREEAKYAVLGAMYGATTGDSGRLVPRLRKVYPRAMRLVDDAARTGEDGGVVSTNLGRSSPHPDAAWQAAQSEASGADADPVEVKRARQSARERGRFTRNFVVQGTAAEWALIWLAEIRHRLRSLPEATTAAAASGPFARNAHLAFFLHDEVILHVPAESADAAAEAVRKAAAVATRRLFGEFPIDVPLDLRIVQTAEK
- the ppgK gene encoding polyphosphate--glucose phosphotransferase; translation: MAKAIGVDIGGTGIKAGIVNLKKGALDSDRVRVDTPKGAAPEDVLKAVNEVLDTLEVRDSDLPLGVAFPAIVKNGKTLSAANVSEKWIGFEAEKFFEDGLGRHITFVNDADAAGVAEVRHGAARDVDGLTILATLGTGIGSAFLYDGVLLPNTELGHLLYNGTTIKDASIETWTAYSAMEREKLSWEDWSARLQVFFSHVEFLFSPDLFVVGGGVSKHPEKFIPLLELNTPIIPAIHRNSSGIIGAASLAAD
- a CDS encoding glutamine synthetase family protein: MDKQRDFVLRTIEERGVKFVRLWFTDVIGTLKSVAIAPAEVEGAFAEGIGFDGSAIEGLTRTYESDLLAQPDPTTFQTLPWRGEVDPTARMFCDLTTPDGQPAVADPRHVLKRTLAKAADAGFTFYTHPEIEFYLLKSSVIGPEGPVPVDSAGYFDNVPGGTAHDFRRRSVRMLEDLGISVEYSHHEGGPGQNEIDLRYADALTMADNIMTFRTVVKEVAIEQGVYATFMPKPMSDQPGSGMHTHMSLFEGDQNAFWEEGAQYQLSKTGRHFIAGLLKHANEIAAVTNQFVNSYKRLWGGDEAPSFVTWGHTNRSALIRVPMYKPHKSQSSRVEYRGLDSAANPYLAYALLLAAGLKGIEEEYELPPEAENNVWSLSDAERRALGYSSLPASLDHALEYMESSELVAETLGEQVFNYVLLNKRKEWEAYRGQVTPFELKSNLELL
- a CDS encoding YchJ family protein, translating into MRCPCLSGDTFETCCAPLLAAEATAPTAERLMRSRFTAFAVGDAPYLLRSWHPSTRPRDLELDTDIRWTRLDILETEAGGPFDTSGIVSFEAFYREGGVQASMKERSRFVREDRMWSYVDGAPVE
- a CDS encoding aldo/keto reductase: MTALPTRTAQNGFTLPAIGLGTYRLNGAEGAAAIAAGIDAGYRLVDSAFNYENEGTVGRGVADAATDRAEVIVTTKLPGRHHRAEKARTSIEESRFRLGLDATDLHLIHWPNPSQDEYVQAWAELVDAQRRGVVRQIGVSNFLPEHLERLEHETGVRPVVNQIELHPYFPQEEQLAYHLEHGIITEAWSPLGRAKALLEEPVIVEVAAAHDISPAQAVLAWHVARESVAIPKASSLEHQRANFAAASVVLEDAEVAAITALGRPDGRLFDADPRTHEES